GCCACAAAGTACCACCTCTTTGCCTATATCTTTTTCATTCAATTCTGCGCAATAGTCGGTTCTCAACCCTCTTCCTTTGAACAATTTTGGGGCAATTATACAAAAAAACCTCTTATGTTAAAATACATATAGAAAATGTAATGATGGAAGTGAGAGAATATGAAACTCGATTGCGTAGGTGTAGTGATAAAACCAGGCGGATCCGATCTGAAGGGTGTTTATAAAAAGATTAAAAAGATTTTTGAAAAAGAGCATATTCGTGTGGAAATCGATAAAGCAAGTGCTCAGATCATCGGTGAAAAAGATGGGCATAGCTTTGATGAGCTGTGTAAAAAGTGTGATATGCTCCTTTCCCTTGGAGGTGATGGGACACTTATTTCGGTAGCAAGAAGGAGTTATGCACACCACAAGCCTGTACTTGGAGTCAATGTTGGTACTTTGGGTTTTTTAACGGACATTCGACCAGATCAAGTGGAGGATTTTGTCAAAAAACTCAAAAAAGGTGAATACAGAATCGATGAGCGGATGATGATAGAGATATCGATATTGGGAAAACGGGAAAAAATTGTCGCTTTCAATGACGTTGTAGTCACGAGGCCTGCCGTTTCGAAAATGATCTATATCGATGCGGTGAGTAACGATGTACTGCTCAATAGCTACTATGGAGATGGTTTGATCATTTCTACTCCTACCGGATCGACTGCGTATAATCTCTCTGCGGGAGGACCAGTCGTGTATCCGTTTACGGAAGCAATCGTTTTCACTCCGATATGTCCTCATTCACTCACCCAAAGACCTCTTGTCTTGCCAAGTGATTTTGAGATCAAAGTGACTACAAAAAGCAAATCGGCACTTTTGGTGATAGATGGTCAAGATATGTATGAGTTTACGCCCGAAGATATTGTATTGGTCCGAAAAGCGCCTGTAGGGGCGAAGTTGATACATCGGGTGGAGAGAAACTACTTCAATGTCTTGAGAGAAAAATTGGGTTGGGGCATATAGGTGATAGAGCGTTTATACATTAAAAACTATCTTACCTTTGAAGAGGAGACGCTGGAGTTTTCTCAAGGTCTGATGGTCTTCACGGGTCCCAGTGGGGCGGGAAAAAGTCTTATAATCAAAGCCTTGCTTTCTCTTTTTGGACTTGCTCCTTTGGAAGCAAAAGTTGCAGAGGCGGTTTTGGATACGGAGTTAGAGAGTGAAGCTCTGGATATCGATCCTGATGAGAATATCATCATACGAGGAATAAAGAAGGAGAAGATTCGTTTTTTTCTCAATGATCAAACGATATCGAAAAAAAGCCTACAGCATATTTTCCAACATTATATAGCCTATCTCAATCCGAAGGATTCCAATTTCTTCTCTAGTGCTCATGTCTTGCAGATGATAGATGATTATGTTCAAGAGCCAGACTTTTTGTCTTTGAAACAATCGCTTGCGCAGCAGGTAAAAGAGTTGTTTGATTTGAAAACGGAGCTCTCTTTGATTGAAGAGAATGAGAAAAAACGTGAAGAGCTCAAAGAGTTTTTAGAGTACGAGATACAAAAAATAGATTCTGTCGCTCCAGAACCCGGCGAGTATGAGCGACTGATGGAGATCAAAAAGGAACTTTCCAAAAAAGAGAAAATTACGGAAGCCATTCAAAAAGCGCAGCTCATTTTTGAATACGAAGGATATGTAAACGAGGCTTTGGAGCTGTTGGATGAAGAGAGCCAATTGTTTGACGAAGCGATGAATTGGCTCAAAGAGATCTTCGCTACAGCTCTGGAACATCTTGAAGAGTTGGACGAGCTTGATATCGAATCTATTTTGGAACGCATTGAAGCGCTTTCCTCACTGAAAAGACGATATGGGAGCATTGAAGAAGCGTTGAATGTTCGCAAAGAGAAACAGAAAGAGCTCGAAAAGATAATGAACCTGGAGTTTGAAAAGGAGCATCTGGAGCAAAAGATTGTACAGCTGGATCAATCGTGTATGCAACTAGCTCAAAAAATTTCGAAGATGAGAAAAGATGCCGCAAAAAGATTTACAGAAAAGATCAATGCATATCTTAAACCTTTAAAGCTTTCCAATGTTTCTATACGGTTTTTTGAAAAAGAGTTGGATAAAACTGGGATAGATAAAGTCGAGGTCACGCTTGAATCTGTACCTTTTGAAAAGATAAGTTCTGGGGAGTATAACAGGCTCAGACTTGCTTTTATGGCGGCTTGGAGTGATGTGAAATCCAAAAGTGGTGTTTTGGTTTTAGATGAGATCGATGCCAATGTAAGTGGCGAGGAGTCTATGGCCGTAGCAAAAATTTTAAAAAAACTTTCCAAAGATTATCAGATTTTTGCTATCAGTCACCAAGCCCAATTGGCCAGCCTGGCCGATAAGCACTTTTTAGTGACAAAAAGTGATAAAAGCAGTGTGAAAGAACTCAATGAAAATGAACGTATCCAAGAGATAGCAAGAATCATCAGCGGAGAGAAGATAACGCCAGAAGCGATAGAGTTTGCAAAAAAGATGCGAAAGGAGAGTCGTTGATTATCGATACACATACCCATCTGGACCATAAGATGTTCCAAGAAGATGTAGATGAAGTGATACAAAGAGCGAAAGAAGCGGGAGTGAAACGTTTCATCATTCCAGGAGCCGATCCCAAAGATTTGCCAAGAGCAGTGGAACTGGCTCAAAAATATGATGAGGTCTTTTTTGCAGTTGGTGTTCATCCATATGATATAGACTATTTTGATGAGTCTTTGTTTACAACCTATGCAAAACATGAGAAGTGTGTTGCGATTGGTGAGTGTGGTCTTGATTACTACAGACTTCCAAAAGATGTAGAAGAAAAAGAGGTTATAAAAAATCGGCAAAAAGAGATTTTTGAAAAACAGATTGAGATAGCGAATGAACTCGATCTTCCTTTGATTGTCCATATCCGTGAAGCGAGCAGTGACGCAAAAGAGATTTTGGAACGAAAAAGCGGTCCTCGAGGAGGTGTGCTTCACTGCTATAATGCAAGTCCGATTCTGTTGGAACTCAGTGATCGATTCTATTATGGAATCGGTGGAGTTGTGACTTTTAAAAATGCAAAAAAATTGGTACAGATTTTGCCTGAAATTCCTCTAAACAGAATTGTACTAGAGACAGATGCTCCCTATTTAACGCCAGAACCTTATCGTGGAAAGAGAAATGAGCCTGCATATTTGCAGTACGTTGTACAAAAGATAGCGCAGATTCTTAACGCACAACCTAAAGAGATAGAAGAGATAACGACACATAATGCAAAAAAACTTTTTCATATAGTATAATAGCGCAAAAGGGAGAAGAATGCGTTTTTTTTTCATACTTTTTTTTGTTGTCAATTTCAGCTTTGCTTCTTTGAGTTTCAATAGAAATACAACCATTTACAATCACGTACTAAAAAGCCTCGATATACCTCAAAAATTTATCTATACGAGAAATTTTCACACAATCCAACAGGAGTTCAAACGGTATCGCAAATCCCATTTTTTTGATGTTTCAAGAACAGAAACCTATTTTGTACCAGATCTCATAAAGATCATCAATGCCCAGAATATTCCAGATGTATTTTTATTTATGGCTCTGGCAGAATCAGGTTTTGCCATCCATGCAAAATCGAGAAAGAAAGCGATAGGGTTATGGCAGTTTATGCCTGCAACAGCTAAAAAATTTGGACTCAGAGTCGATGAGTTTGTTGATGAGAGAAAAGATCCTTACAAATCCACGAATGCGGCCATCAAATATCTCAAACATCTCCATACGATATTTGGAAAATGGTATCTTGCTGCATTGGCATACAATTGTGGTGAAGGTCGGGTTTTAAAAGCGATAAAAAAGGCCGGGACGGATGATATTGTAACTTTGATCGATCCGAAAAAGCGCTATCTTCCAAAAGAGAGCAGGCGCTATATCTACAAAATAGTCATGTTGGCCTTAATGGCAAACGATGCGAGATATCAGCTCAATGCAGATTTGGCCTATATTTTGCTTCGAGGCGAAGAGTATGATGTGATTCCCGTACAAGTAAAAGGTGCAGAACTTCTTGGATATATCAGCGATTCCATACGACTCAATTACAACTACCTTAAAGAGCTCAACCCTCATCTTAAAAGAGCCTTTACACCACCCGATGTTCAAAAATACACTATTTACATCCCACGAATGAAATATAACGATTTCAAGCGTTTTTACAAACCTTCCAATTTTGCTGAGGGATTTCTTACACATCGCGTGAAAAAAGGGGAATCGCTCTATAAAATTGCAAGAAAATATGGGGTGAAAGTATCGATGTTGAAGCGCTTTAACAATTTAAACCGAAGTATGATTCGTATCGGACAAAAACTGATAGTGCCTATTCCAAAGAAAATCATCAAAAAAAGAGTGTACAGAGTCAAAAAGGGCGATACGCTGACGTTCATTGCAAAAAAATTTGGTGTAACTGCGCATAAAATAAAGCAGTGGAATAAAAAAAGAGATAGCAGACTTCGCATAGGAGAGGCACTTGTTATCTACAATTAAATATGTCGTTTTTTTCCTCATCGCACTTGTTTTTGCAGGATGCGGTGCGAGTGTTTCCACTCTATCCTATTCGATGCATCAAGGAAGTTACGGAGAAATCAACGACTCTCCTGCAGTCCATAGAGCTACAATGCGTCCCTATGTCGTCAATGGTGTGCGGTACTATCCTACCGTTGTAGAAGTAGGGACGAAATATAGAGGAATTGCAAGTTGGTATGGCCCAAATTTTCATGGAAAAAAAACGAGTAATGGCGAGACTTACAACATGTATGATTATACAGCGGCCCATAAAACCCTTCCTATGAATACAATGGTACGAGTGACAAATCTCAATAACGGGAAGAGTACGGTGGTACGCATCAACGATAGAGGGCCATTTGTTGGCAATAGAATCATCGATCTTTCCTACAGTGCGGCGAAAAAAATAGGTATGGTCAAAACTGGAACGGCTCCAGTTGAACTTGAAGTTCTTGGATTTGGTGGAAAGGTGGAAAACCTGCCAGGTGTACCCAAACGAAGTGTCGTTTTAAGCAATTTTGCTGTACAGATTGGATCATTTAGGCGATACCAAGGGGCAAAAATCACAAGGAATCGCAATATGTTGGTACAAGGCAGATACAAAGCGGTTATCAAAAAATTCTATGTGAATGGCTTGCCTTTATACCGTGTATGGCTTACAGGCTTTCGTAGCGAAAAAGAGGCCCGGGATTTCATTGCGCAAGGATTGTATCCTGGAGCATTCATCATAAGGAACAGCAATGATTAAAATAGAGAGACAAACAAAAGAGACAGATATCGTCGTTGAATTGAATGTTGATGGAAAAGGAAAATCAGATATTGATACCGGTATCGGTTTTTTTGATCATATGCTCGAATCCTTTGCAAAACATGCACGTTTTGATGTTAAAGTCGTTTGCAAAGGGGATATCCACGTCGATTTCCACCACAGCGTGGAAGATGTGGGAATCGTTTTGGGGCAAGCTTTCTACCAGTCAGTATTTCCGGTTCACAACAAAGAGCGTTTTGGCGATGCGGTGATCGTTATGGATGAGAGTGCGGTAGAGTGTGCAATAGATCTTTCCAACAGACCTTTTTTGGTTTATGAGGTGGATATTGACGGTACAATTGGCCAGTTTGATGCGGAACTCATTGAAGAGTTTTTCCGAGCTTTTGTTTTCAATGCTAGGATCACTGCCCATATCATTCAAAAAAGAGGCAAAAATAGACACCATCTTGCCGAAGCATCTTTCAAAGCATTAGCTGTTGCTCTAAGACGTGCTCTTGCAGAAGACAAAAGAGCGGGAATGCCAAGTACAAAAGGCGTTTTATGATTGAGCTTTTGGTACTCGATGTAGATGGTTGTATGACAGATGGCTCGATTACGTATACGAATTCTTTAGATGAAGCGAAAAGCTTTAACATTAAAGATGGTTTTGCAATCGTCCAATGGTTGAGATTGGGGAAAAAAGTCGCAATTATTACAGGAAGAACATCGAAAATAGTTGAATACAGAGCAAAGGAACTGGGTATAGAGTACCTATATCAGAGAGTAAAGCGTAAAGAAGAGAAACTTTTTGAACTGTGCCAAAAACTTTCTATCCCTCTTGAGAATGTCGCTGCAATAGGGGATGATCTGAATGACTATAGATTGCTAAAACATGTTGGGCTCTCTTTTGCACCTGCAGATGCGGTCGATTTTATCAAAAAGCATGTGGATATTGTTCTTGCCAAAGGCGGTGGCAAAGGAGCTGTGCGGGAAATGATCGAGTATCTTCTTCGGCAAGACGGATTATATGAAGAGTATCTTTCGTTCTGGATAGGGGAGTGATTGCGATACTTTCTCTTTTTAGGTCTTATCGTATGCTATCTTCTTGTCTGGTTCATTTTCTTTAAACCTTTCAAATATGAAGTACGTCCGAGTGTTCAAGAGAGTGTAGTTTTTTACGATTTTTTATATCGTTCTTTTGCAATTGACGGCAGTTCATTTGTCCTACAAGGTAAAAAAGGAGTTAAAAGGTCAAAAGAGATAGAGGTCATACAGCCCATAGCATATCGAAATGGTGAGAAAATAACAGCTCAAAAGGGTATATTTCATCAAGATAAAAACAGTATCGACCTTTTTGATAAAATCGTTTATCTGGGAAAAGAGTACACTTTGAAGAGCTCAAAAGCACATTATGATATAAGCAGTGAGATTTTGAGCATTGATTCACCGTTTGTAATAGAGTCGGATAGATATACGATTTTTGGTAAAGAGCTCAAAGTTAATAAAAAACTTGGTAGAATTTGGTCAAAAAAAGTGAAAGCAATCATAAAGAGTGAAGAATGAAAAAAATAATATTTTTACTGTCCATATCTTTTATACTGTTCGCTCAAGAGATAGAGATAACTTCACAAAAGTTTGAAGCAAGCGAAAAAGAGCTTATTTCTAAATTTTTTGGGAATGTGTTCGTTAAAAGAGGGACGAATCGCTTATGGGCCGACAAACTTTTTGTCTATTTCAATAAACAGAAAAAACCTATAAAATTCATCGCAACAGGCAATGTACGATTTGACCTTTTTGATCAAAAAAATAAAGAATATAAAGGGAAGTGTAACAAACTGGTCTACTTTCCGAATAAAAAAGTGTATCAACTCTTTGAGGATGTGCATATAGTGACATATCCAGATAAAAAAGAGGTGTATGGTGACAAAATATATCTTGATCTTATTGCATCAAAAGTAAATGTGGCAGGAACGAAAAAGAGACCTGTGAAGATGATACTGAATATCGAGGAAAAATGATTCGTCCCGTTGCTTCCAAATTTGTAACTTCTGCGCCAACAATCAAGCAGGCCCCACCTGCCAGTATGAGTGAGGTGGCATTTCTTGGAAGAAGCAATGTAGGGAAAAGTTCTTTACTGAACGCTCTTACAGATAGAAAAAATCTTGCGAAAAGTTCTGCCACTCCAGGGAAAACGAAGTTGATCAACTTTTTTGATGTAGAATACAAAATAGGCGATAAACGATTTCCTCTTCGTTTTGTGGATCTTCCAGGATATGGTTATGCAAAAGCGAGTAAAACTTTGAAAAACGAGTGGCAAAAACATCTTACACAGTTTCTGGCCAACAGGGATGCAATTCGAGTTTTTGTGCATTTAATTGATGCGAGACATCCATACATGATGATCGACGAGCAAACGAGATCATTTTTACAAAGTATCAAAAAGAAAGATCAAATTGTCATTGAAGTTTTTACAAAAGCAGATAAATTGAAGCAAAAAGAGTTAGCTGCCTTGAAAAAGCGATATCCCAATGCACTGCTGATTTCAAATATGACAAAAAGAGGAATCGAGGAGCTGAAACACAAGATTTTGGAGCATGTTTTTGGAAAAGATTCGCTACTGTAAACCAACCCTTTTAGATATCGATCAGATGCAGGATCTCGTGGCACCCTATGTGAAAGAGGGGATTATTCTTCCAAGAAGCGATGATGAGATAGCTACGAATATCCGATCGTATATTATTGCTCAGTATGAAAACCAGATAGTAGGATACGTTGCTTTACATATTCATAGTAAAACTTTAGCAGAGATCAGGAGCTTAGTGGTTGCACAGGAGTATCAAGGCAAGGGCATTGGAAAAACGCTGGTCGAAAAAGCGATTCAAGAGGGAGAGAGTTTAAGGGTTAGAAAAATTCTTGCGCTCACGTACAATAAAGAGTTTTTTCAAAAGAAGGGTTTTTATGAAATTAACAAAGAGGATGTTCCAGAACATAAAATATGGCAAGATTGTATAAAATGCAAACATTTTCCTATATGCAACGAAGTGGCAATGATGATCGATCTTGGTTGATACATCTTGGCGTTTCATTTTTATTTCTCCTTTTATATGAACCTTTTACGACAATCTATGTCTACCTTCCTCCTTTTCTTGCGTTAGCGTTTTGGAAAATATATAGTTCCAAAAAGAGTTTGGAACGATGGTTATGGGCCATATATATCTATATTTTTGAAATAGATCACGCTTTGCCTGTTCTGAGCCTTTTTGTGATCTTTTTTACCATCTATTTCATATTGCATTTTATTTCGAAATTCATTTTGTGTCACATTTGTCAAAAAGTTTTGGCAACCTCTCTTTTATATGGAGCAATATTTCTTATGCTCCATTTTATGCATACACCTTTGCATCTGTATGATGCCATGTTTCCAAATATAATCGTCTACTACTATCTCGTGGATTTGATACTGGTGGTTTTGTATGAGGATTAAAATCGTTCTTTTGCTCTTTTTTTCTGTCATTATTCTTTTGTTGATTCGTGTCTACTATCTAGCCATCAAATCGAATAGCTATTATGAAACTTTGGCAAAACAGAATATGATTAAAACGGAGTGGATTTTGCCAATTCGCGGTGAAATATATGACCGTAACGGCATTCCTCTTGCTATCAATAAAATAGGTTTTAAAATCCTTCTCGATCCGCATTTGAGCAGAGTCGAAAGAGCAAAACTGATGCAAAATATTGCCCATTTTTTTCCTGATATCGATCCAAAAAAGATGGAGAAAAGATACCAAAGATATAATTCTGCGTACAATCATGATCCTATTACCGTCGTTCCTTTCATTGAGTATCAAAGAATGCTTCCTTTTTTTACAAAACTGTCCTTTTATGAACATATTTTGATCAAACCCTCGTTTCAGCGATACTATCCATTAAAAAGTGTGGCCTCCCATATCGTTGGATATGTTTCAAGAACCAATACAATGGAAGCAAAAAAAGATCGTGTTGCGAAAATGACCGGTATCATCGGAAAAAGTGGCATTGAACGGTACTACAATGACTACCTTGAAGGTGAACTTGGATACAAAAAGCTTAAAGTGACTGCATTCAACGAAGAGATTGCGGTTTTAGAGGAGAAAAAGCCGGTTCAAAATAGGAATCTCTATCTCAGTATCGATATTCGTTTACAAAAATATATTCAAAAGATTTTTAAAGGCAAAGCTGGTGCAGTGGTGGTTATGACCACGGATGGAGAGATACTGGCAGCAGGGAGCTATCCAGAATATGATCTCAATCTTTTTGTCAATGGTATCAGCAAGAAGGCTTGGCGCGATCTCATAACAGATCTCAATCACCCCTTTACGAACAAATTGATAAACGGTTTATATCCTCCCGGTTCAACAATCAAGATGGGTGTGGCCCTTTCGTTTTTGGATACGGGAAAAATTTCACCCTATACACCCTTTTATTGTAGCGGTGCTATTGAACTTGGCAAAAGACAGTTTCGATGCTGGAAATTGAAGGGACATGGGGAAGTTCGCCTGATAGATGCCATACGGGAAAGCTGCGATGTATACTTTTATGAAGGAAGTTTGAGAGTTGGAATCAACAAGATAGCAAAAGATTTAAGAAATATGGGATTTTCAAAAAAGACTGGGATCGATTTGCCCAATGAATTTATCGGAGTCATTCCCGATAAAGATTGGAAAAAGAGAAAATATCATCTGCCTTGGTACATGGGAGAGACCGTTGTCTCTGCGATTGGACAAGGTTACGATCTCGTTACTCCTATGCAGATTGCCAGATATACCGCTTTACTGGCTACATCCAAACTACCCACACCCTATCTTGGAAAAAAATTTCTTGATCACTTGACGAAACCAAAAAGCAAAGATGTATTGACAAAAAGGCAAAAAAGGCTTTTGCCATATGTACAAAGAGGAATGTATGAAGTATGCAATGCCCCACACGGAACGGCATATCATGCATTGAAAACCAAGGTGACTGTCGCAGGTAAAACGGGTACAGCTCAAATCGTTTCCATTCCTCAGGATGAAAAAAAGAGGATGAAAGAGGAAGAACTCAAATACTATTCCAGATCCCATGCCTGGTTGACGACTTATGCACCGTACAAACATCCAAAAATTGTCGTGACAGTACTTGTGGAACATGGCGGACACGGAGGTTCCGCTGCAGGTCCGATCGTTTCGAAAATTTATGATAAGTTGATAGAGCTTGGTTATCTCAAGGCAGATGGGCGACGATAAATACTCCGAGTGTAGCTAAAAGAACTATACCGGCAGATTTGTTGTACAGTCTCGTAGCGGTAATGAAAATGAGCATGACAGAGGCGATGATGGCAGTGAGAATATCAAAAGCGTAGGTATGCATATTGACATGAAGTGGATTTACCAGTGCAGCACTTCCAAGAACCAC
The Nitratiruptor sp. SB155-2 genome window above contains:
- the hisB gene encoding imidazoleglycerol-phosphate dehydratase HisB translates to MIKIERQTKETDIVVELNVDGKGKSDIDTGIGFFDHMLESFAKHARFDVKVVCKGDIHVDFHHSVEDVGIVLGQAFYQSVFPVHNKERFGDAVIVMDESAVECAIDLSNRPFLVYEVDIDGTIGQFDAELIEEFFRAFVFNARITAHIIQKRGKNRHHLAEASFKALAVALRRALAEDKRAGMPSTKGVL
- the lptA gene encoding lipopolysaccharide transport periplasmic protein LptA encodes the protein MKKIIFLLSISFILFAQEIEITSQKFEASEKELISKFFGNVFVKRGTNRLWADKLFVYFNKQKKPIKFIATGNVRFDLFDQKNKEYKGKCNKLVYFPNKKVYQLFEDVHIVTYPDKKEVYGDKIYLDLIASKVNVAGTKKRPVKMILNIEEK
- the yihA gene encoding ribosome biogenesis GTP-binding protein YihA/YsxC, which codes for MIRPVASKFVTSAPTIKQAPPASMSEVAFLGRSNVGKSSLLNALTDRKNLAKSSATPGKTKLINFFDVEYKIGDKRFPLRFVDLPGYGYAKASKTLKNEWQKHLTQFLANRDAIRVFVHLIDARHPYMMIDEQTRSFLQSIKKKDQIVIEVFTKADKLKQKELAALKKRYPNALLISNMTKRGIEELKHKILEHVFGKDSLL
- a CDS encoding lytic transglycosylase domain-containing protein; its protein translation is MRFFFILFFVVNFSFASLSFNRNTTIYNHVLKSLDIPQKFIYTRNFHTIQQEFKRYRKSHFFDVSRTETYFVPDLIKIINAQNIPDVFLFMALAESGFAIHAKSRKKAIGLWQFMPATAKKFGLRVDEFVDERKDPYKSTNAAIKYLKHLHTIFGKWYLAALAYNCGEGRVLKAIKKAGTDDIVTLIDPKKRYLPKESRRYIYKIVMLALMANDARYQLNADLAYILLRGEEYDVIPVQVKGAELLGYISDSIRLNYNYLKELNPHLKRAFTPPDVQKYTIYIPRMKYNDFKRFYKPSNFAEGFLTHRVKKGESLYKIARKYGVKVSMLKRFNNLNRSMIRIGQKLIVPIPKKIIKKRVYRVKKGDTLTFIAKKFGVTAHKIKQWNKKRDSRLRIGEALVIYN
- a CDS encoding AAA family ATPase, whose amino-acid sequence is MIERLYIKNYLTFEEETLEFSQGLMVFTGPSGAGKSLIIKALLSLFGLAPLEAKVAEAVLDTELESEALDIDPDENIIIRGIKKEKIRFFLNDQTISKKSLQHIFQHYIAYLNPKDSNFFSSAHVLQMIDDYVQEPDFLSLKQSLAQQVKELFDLKTELSLIEENEKKREELKEFLEYEIQKIDSVAPEPGEYERLMEIKKELSKKEKITEAIQKAQLIFEYEGYVNEALELLDEESQLFDEAMNWLKEIFATALEHLEELDELDIESILERIEALSSLKRRYGSIEEALNVRKEKQKELEKIMNLEFEKEHLEQKIVQLDQSCMQLAQKISKMRKDAAKRFTEKINAYLKPLKLSNVSIRFFEKELDKTGIDKVEVTLESVPFEKISSGEYNRLRLAFMAAWSDVKSKSGVLVLDEIDANVSGEESMAVAKILKKLSKDYQIFAISHQAQLASLADKHFLVTKSDKSSVKELNENERIQEIARIISGEKITPEAIEFAKKMRKESR
- a CDS encoding septal ring lytic transglycosylase RlpA family protein; this translates as MHQGSYGEINDSPAVHRATMRPYVVNGVRYYPTVVEVGTKYRGIASWYGPNFHGKKTSNGETYNMYDYTAAHKTLPMNTMVRVTNLNNGKSTVVRINDRGPFVGNRIIDLSYSAAKKIGMVKTGTAPVELEVLGFGGKVENLPGVPKRSVVLSNFAVQIGSFRRYQGAKITRNRNMLVQGRYKAVIKKFYVNGLPLYRVWLTGFRSEKEARDFIAQGLYPGAFIIRNSND
- a CDS encoding N-acetyltransferase, which produces MEKIRYCKPTLLDIDQMQDLVAPYVKEGIILPRSDDEIATNIRSYIIAQYENQIVGYVALHIHSKTLAEIRSLVVAQEYQGKGIGKTLVEKAIQEGESLRVRKILALTYNKEFFQKKGFYEINKEDVPEHKIWQDCIKCKHFPICNEVAMMIDLG
- a CDS encoding NAD(+)/NADH kinase; amino-acid sequence: MKLDCVGVVIKPGGSDLKGVYKKIKKIFEKEHIRVEIDKASAQIIGEKDGHSFDELCKKCDMLLSLGGDGTLISVARRSYAHHKPVLGVNVGTLGFLTDIRPDQVEDFVKKLKKGEYRIDERMMIEISILGKREKIVAFNDVVVTRPAVSKMIYIDAVSNDVLLNSYYGDGLIISTPTGSTAYNLSAGGPVVYPFTEAIVFTPICPHSLTQRPLVLPSDFEIKVTTKSKSALLVIDGQDMYEFTPEDIVLVRKAPVGAKLIHRVERNYFNVLREKLGWGI
- a CDS encoding KdsC family phosphatase; translation: MIELLVLDVDGCMTDGSITYTNSLDEAKSFNIKDGFAIVQWLRLGKKVAIITGRTSKIVEYRAKELGIEYLYQRVKRKEEKLFELCQKLSIPLENVAAIGDDLNDYRLLKHVGLSFAPADAVDFIKKHVDIVLAKGGGKGAVREMIEYLLRQDGLYEEYLSFWIGE
- the mrdA gene encoding penicillin-binding protein 2 yields the protein MRIKIVLLLFFSVIILLLIRVYYLAIKSNSYYETLAKQNMIKTEWILPIRGEIYDRNGIPLAINKIGFKILLDPHLSRVERAKLMQNIAHFFPDIDPKKMEKRYQRYNSAYNHDPITVVPFIEYQRMLPFFTKLSFYEHILIKPSFQRYYPLKSVASHIVGYVSRTNTMEAKKDRVAKMTGIIGKSGIERYYNDYLEGELGYKKLKVTAFNEEIAVLEEKKPVQNRNLYLSIDIRLQKYIQKIFKGKAGAVVVMTTDGEILAAGSYPEYDLNLFVNGISKKAWRDLITDLNHPFTNKLINGLYPPGSTIKMGVALSFLDTGKISPYTPFYCSGAIELGKRQFRCWKLKGHGEVRLIDAIRESCDVYFYEGSLRVGINKIAKDLRNMGFSKKTGIDLPNEFIGVIPDKDWKKRKYHLPWYMGETVVSAIGQGYDLVTPMQIARYTALLATSKLPTPYLGKKFLDHLTKPKSKDVLTKRQKRLLPYVQRGMYEVCNAPHGTAYHALKTKVTVAGKTGTAQIVSIPQDEKKRMKEEELKYYSRSHAWLTTYAPYKHPKIVVTVLVEHGGHGGSAAGPIVSKIYDKLIELGYLKADGRR
- a CDS encoding TatD family hydrolase, translated to MIIDTHTHLDHKMFQEDVDEVIQRAKEAGVKRFIIPGADPKDLPRAVELAQKYDEVFFAVGVHPYDIDYFDESLFTTYAKHEKCVAIGECGLDYYRLPKDVEEKEVIKNRQKEIFEKQIEIANELDLPLIVHIREASSDAKEILERKSGPRGGVLHCYNASPILLELSDRFYYGIGGVVTFKNAKKLVQILPEIPLNRIVLETDAPYLTPEPYRGKRNEPAYLQYVVQKIAQILNAQPKEIEEITTHNAKKLFHIV
- the lptC gene encoding LPS export ABC transporter periplasmic protein LptC, whose amino-acid sequence is MRYFLFLGLIVCYLLVWFIFFKPFKYEVRPSVQESVVFYDFLYRSFAIDGSSFVLQGKKGVKRSKEIEVIQPIAYRNGEKITAQKGIFHQDKNSIDLFDKIVYLGKEYTLKSSKAHYDISSEILSIDSPFVIESDRYTIFGKELKVNKKLGRIWSKKVKAIIKSEE